A window of the Lactuca sativa cultivar Salinas chromosome 7, Lsat_Salinas_v11, whole genome shotgun sequence genome harbors these coding sequences:
- the LOC111900474 gene encoding putative pentatricopeptide repeat-containing protein At5g09950 encodes MFKRNIVFTHKRLSYNTSTAILTFAPSLDRSKDTLLLNTLNPNSSLQSTSPSSTTLFDQSYPGNLGITQFSSSNWEKYESLVTQYRYSSSHEDSKQLHLQIFKNGYTSDVFLLNTLVNIYTRIGDMVSARNVFDEMSFRNSISWSCLISGYTRNHMPNEACTVFKEMIRGGFPPVHYAIGSVLRACQVLESHGRRFGLQVHGFVSKTLNSLHEVVCNGLISMYGNCMDSPDYASCIFHEMEVKSLVSWNSIISVYSHKGDTVSAFKLLSGMQVEGFKPTEYTFGSLIIAASALSETSSFLLDQMMCRIQKSGFLHDLYVGSAMVSGFAKSGQTTIARKIFESMDVKNVVSMHGLMVGLARQKHGEEAVEVFVQMKDLVKLTSDSYVILLSTFGEFSRLEEGRRKGREVHAYVIRNGITDSNVAIGNSLINMYSKCGSVTEAVSTFKLMTYKDQISWNSIITGFDQNGYFKDAVMMFCSMRRNQVTPANFTLISALNSCAGLHLSTLGEQIHCEGVKFGLDTDVSVSNSLIDFYSETKCLHNCKKVFSLMHEHDQVSWNSIIGAFSDSDSDSDPLVPDSVVYFMEMMRGGWRPNSITFVNILGAISSLSMTELVRQIHGLSLKHHDSDYNTVENAILASYGKCGCIDECEKVFSRMGIRRDETSWNSMISGYIHNELLNKAMELVKLMLTNGQRLDRFTFATVLSACASIATLERGMEVHGCGIRMDLESDLVVGSAIVDMYSKCGRIDYATLFFNKMRVKNVYSWNSMISGYARHGYGDKSLEIFTKMTLEGQAPDHVTFVGVLSACSHMGLVDQGFDYFNSMSKVYGLNPKMEHYSCMVDVLGRAGEFDKMEDFLKKMPMNPSVLIWRTVLGACCRGSSERMMDLGRTAGEKLLELDSNNAVNYVLLSNMYALRGKWEDMKRTRGLMKVAEVKKEAGCSWVTMKDGVHAFVASDRSHPDTDAIYQKLKELKGRMKEMGYVAETRYALRDLEIENQEEILSYHSEKLAVAFVLTRKSEMPIRIMKNLRVCGDCHTVLKYVSKIVGRLIVVRDSNRFHHFVDGNCSCGDYW; translated from the exons aTGTTTAAGAGAAACATCGTCTTTACCCACAAACGGCTTTCGTACAATACAAGCACTGCTATCCTTACATTCGCGCCATCACTAGATCGTTCAAAAGACACACTTCTTCTCAAtaccctaaaccctaattcatcttTGCAATCAACTTCTCCCTCCTCAACAACATTGTTCGATCAATCTTATCCGGGTAACCTCGGAATCACGCAGTTTTCTTCCTCAAATTGGGAAAAATATGAATCGCTTGTTACTCAATATCGGTATTCTTCTTCCCATGAGGATTCCAAGCAGCTCCATCTACAAATTTTCAAGAATGGGTATACTTCAGATGTGTTCTTGCTTAATACCCTTGTCAATATTTACACAAGGATCGGTGACATGGTTTCTGCACGCAACGTGTTTGACGAAATGTCTTTTAGGAACTCAATTTCATGGTCTTGTTTAATATCAGGGTATACCCGAAACCATATGCCTAACGAGGCTTGTACTGTTTTCAAGGAGATGATTCGTGGGGGATTTCCACCTGTTCATTATGCTATCGGTAGTGTTTTGAGAGCTTGCCAAGTTCTAGAATCTCATGGGCGTAGATTTGGTCTCCAAGTTCATGGCTTTGTTTCAAAAACTTTAAATTCTTTACATGAGGTCGTATGTAATGGGCTGATTTCTATGTATGGGAATTGTATGGATTCACCTGATTATGCTTCTTGCATTTTCCATGAGATGGAAGTTAAAAGTCTGGTGTCATGGAATTCGATTATTTCAGTTTATTCTCATAAAGGAGATACAGTTTCTGCTTTTAAGCTCTTATCTGGTATGCAAGTAGAGGGATTCAAACCAACTGAATACACATTTGGAAGCTTAATAATAGCAGCTTCTGCTTTATCTGAAACAAGTTCATTTTTGCTTGATCAAATGATGTGCAGAATACAAAAGTCTGGATTTTTACATGACTTGTATGTAGGTAGTGCTATGGTGAGTGGGTTTGCTAAATCTGGTCAAACCACCATAGCTAGAAAGATCTTTGAATCAATGGATGTAAAGAATGTGGTGTCCATGCATGGACTTATGGTTGGCTTAGCAAGACAAAAACATGGAGAAGAAGCTGTTGAAGTTTTTGTACAAATGAAAGATTTAGTTAAATTAACATCTGATTCTTATGTAATTCTTTTAAGTACTTTTGGTGAATTCTCTAGATTAGAAGAAGGTAGAAGAAAGGGTAGAGAGGTTCATGCTTATGTTATCCGGAATGGAATCACTGATTCCAATGTTGCGATTGGAAACAGTCTGATAAATATGTACTCCAAATGTGGCTCGGTTACAGAAGCTGTTTCTACTTTCAAACTTATGACATACAAAGACCAAATTTCATGGAATTCGATTATCACTGGTTTTGATCAAAATGGTTACTTTAAAGATGCAGTTATGATGTTTTGTTCAATGAGAAGAAACCAAGTGACACCTGCAAATTTCACACTGATTAGTGCTTTGAATTCATGTGCTGGTTTACATTTATCAACTTTAGGAGAACAAATACACTGTGAAGGAGTTAAATTTGGACTCGATACCGATGTTTCAGTTTCAAATTCTCTTATCGACTTTTATTCAGAAACCAAATGTTTACATAACTGCAAAAAAGTATTCTCATTGATGCATGAACACGATCAAGTTTCATGGAATTCCATCATCGGCGCATTTTCCGATTCCGATTCCGATTCGGATCCCTTAGTTCCTGATTCCGTTGTCTATTTCATGGAAATGATGCGTGGTGGGTGGCGTCCGAATTCGATAACATTTGTAAATATTCTCGGAGCAATATCATCTCTTTCCATGACTGAATTAGTCAGACAAATTCATGGGTTATCTCTAAAACACCATGATTCCGATTATAACACGGTGGAAAACGCGATTCTAGCGAGTTATGGCAAATGTGGATGTATAGATGAATGTGAGAAAGTTTTTTCAAGAATGGGAATTCGAAGAGACGAAACAAGTTGGAATTCAATGATTTCTGGCTACATACATAATGAGCTTTTAAACAAGGCTATGGAGTTGGTCAAACTTATGTTGACCAATGGTCAAAGGCTAGATCGCTTCACTTTCGCTACTGTTCTTAGCGCGTGTGCTTCAATTGCAACATTGGAACGTGgaatggaagtccatggatgtgGGATTCGTATGGATTTGGAATCCGATTTAGTGGTTGGAAGTGCAATTGTTGATATGTATTCAAAATGTGGAAGAATTGATTACGCGacacttttttttaataaaatgcgTGTGAAAAATGTGTATTCTTGGAACTCGATGATATCCGGATATGCTAGACATGGATATGGGGATAAATCTTTGGAGATATTTACGAAAATGACCCTGGAAGGGCAAGCTCCGGATCATGTGACTTTTGTTGGGGTGTTATCTGCTTGTAGCCATATGGGTTTGGTTGACCAAGGGTTTGACTATTTTAACTCGATGAGTAAAGTATACGGTTTAAACCCTAAAATGGAGCATTATTCTTGTATGGTGGATGTTCTTGGAAGAGCTGGTGAGTTTGATAAAATGGAagattttttaaagaaaatgccAATGAATCCGAGTGTGCTTATTTGGAGAACTGTTCTTGGAGCTTGTTGTAGAGGGAGTAGTGAGAGAATGATGGATTTAGGGAGGACAGCTGGCGAAAAACTATTGGAGTTGGATTCCAACAATGCGGTGAATTACGTGCTTCTTTCTAATATGTACGCATTAAGAG gtaaatgggaagacatgaAAAGGACACGTGGATTGATGAAAGTAGCAGAAGTGAAAAAAGAAGCAGGGTGTAGTTGGGTGACAATGAAAGATGGTGTTCATGCTTTTGTAGCTTCTGATAGATCGCATCCTGATACAGATGCGATTTATCAGAAGCTCAAAGAATTAAAAGGAAGAATGAAAGAGATGGGGTATGTGGCTGAGACTAGATACGCGCTTCGTGATCTTGAAATTGAGAATCAAGAGGAGATTTTGAGTTACCATAGTGAGAAACTTGCAGTTGCTTTTGTTCTTACAAGGAAATCTGAAATGCCTATTAGGATAATGAAGAATTTGAGGGTTTGTGGTGATTGTCATACTGTGTTGAAGTATGTTTCCAAGATTGTAGGAAGGTTGATAGTTGTTAGAGATTCAAATAGGTTTCATCATTTTGTTGATGGTAATTGTTCTTGTGGTGATTATTGGTAA
- the LOC111900522 gene encoding uncharacterized protein LOC111900522, protein MEETRSMTIDENHDDASITKKIMIKTCDPWSNLNHDVLFLVLMRLGVVDFVAFSRVCKSWRSLALSNKNMFIVSRPPMAISISTDANENECYLYLEDSQGRKFKTIFPAHSDYKQCIGVSCGYLILIGEETNDLWLVNPITRHEFHAPFPFLDIRFYIHGLGVILVFSPSISAWVFVVINRFWNKIWFCIAGKREWTCVFTPLSIYDLHVFKGKIYTLHPNNCLSEVRLFPTPEVTLLEIKNFSKTERNHWRLVSSGENLYVINRMPEFPFKIEELDFSKMEWVSPEKTAEEYAFFFSIDNGATLIRIEPWADLYSQYGKYSFPKKCGKGRLFRANMWYFFHDCLNGNFLY, encoded by the coding sequence ATGGAAGAGACAAGAAGTATGACTATAGACGAGAACCATGATGATGCATCTATCACGAAGAAGATCATGATCAAGACTTGTGATCCTTGGTCAAATCTTAACCATGATGTGCTTTTCTTAGTTTTGATGCGACTTGGAGttgttgattttgttgcattCAGCAGAGTTTGTAAGTCATGGAGATCACTCGCACTATCTAACAAGAACATGTTTATAGTGTCCAGACCACCCATGGCTATATCTATATCTACAGATGCTAATGAGAACGAGTGCTATCTATATCTAGAGGACTCTCAAGGGAGAaagttcaaaaccatttttccagCTCATTCTGATTATAAGCAATGTATTGGAGTAAGTTGTGGTTACTTGATTCTGATTGGTGAGGAAACCAACGACTTATGGCTTGTGAATCCTATCACAAGGCATGAATTTCATgcacctttccctttccttgataTCCGCTTTTACATTCATGGTCTGGGggttatccttgtcttttcacctTCAATATCCGCATGGGTGTTTGTTGTGATCAATAGATTTTGGAACAAAATATGGTTTTGTATAGCTGGTAAACGAGAATGGACTTGTGTCTTCACCCCTTTAAGCatatatgatttacatgttttCAAAGGGAAGATTTATACCCTACACCCCAATAATTGTTTAAGTGAAGTGAGACTTTTTCCAACACCCGAAGTAACATTACTTGAAATCAAGAATTTTTCGAAGACAGAGCGTAATCATTGGAGGCTTGTAAGTTCGGGTGAAAATCTTTATGTGATAAATCGTATGCCAGAGTTTCCATTCAAGATTGAAGAATTAGATTTCAGCAAAATGGAATGGGTGTCACCTGAAAAGACAGCAGAAGAATATGCATTCTTTTTTAGCATTGACAATGGTGCTACTCTTATACGAATAGAGCCGTGGGCTGATCTTTACTCACAATACGGGAAATATTCTTTTCCTAAGAAATGTGGAAAAGGCAGGTTATTTCGTGCAAACATGTGGTACTTCTTCCACGATTGTTTGAATGGTAATTTTCTATATTAG